In one Haemophilus parainfluenzae genomic region, the following are encoded:
- the hfq gene encoding RNA chaperone Hfq: MAKGQSLQDPYLNALRRERIPVSIYLVNGIKLQGQIESFDQFVILLKNTVNQMVYKHAISTVVPARSVSHHNNNGGHHAAQTSDAAAEVETQAE; this comes from the coding sequence ATGGCAAAAGGACAATCATTACAAGATCCTTATTTGAATGCGTTACGCCGTGAACGTATTCCTGTTTCGATTTATCTCGTTAATGGGATTAAATTACAGGGTCAAATCGAATCATTCGACCAATTCGTGATTTTATTAAAAAACACTGTTAATCAAATGGTGTACAAACACGCTATTTCAACTGTGGTTCCAGCACGTTCTGTTTCTCACCACAATAATAACGGCGGTCATCATGCAGCACAAACTTCTGACGCTGCAGCGGAAGTAGAAACACAAGCAGAATAA
- a CDS encoding iron chelate uptake ABC transporter family permease subunit has translation MAKKSSSQLIVLSLLAIVSLALYLGYNLPNRWQYALENRALSLIAIVITGAAIALATMIFQTVVNNRILTPSILGLDSLYLLIQTTIIFLFGSSTLLSMNSIALFVLCTGLMMAFSLVLYHFLFKKENQNIFFLLLVGIIFGTFFGSLTTFMEVLIDPNEFQIAQDIGFASFNRINTQILWVALAILVATIVFSLRYWHCFDVLALGRENAVNLGIDYQKTLKILLILVAILTSVSTALVGPLTFLGLLVMNVTFEFVRDYRHKILIPAAMLISIITLVLGQLLVTHIFTFRTTLSIIVNFVGGVYFIYLLLRANKKWQ, from the coding sequence ATGGCTAAGAAATCTTCTTCTCAACTGATTGTATTGTCGTTGTTAGCCATTGTTTCTCTTGCACTCTATTTAGGCTACAACTTACCAAACCGTTGGCAATATGCCTTGGAAAATCGTGCTTTATCCTTAATTGCGATTGTGATTACAGGCGCGGCAATTGCACTCGCTACGATGATTTTCCAAACGGTTGTGAATAACCGAATTCTCACGCCGAGTATTTTGGGTTTGGACTCGCTGTATTTACTGATTCAAACGACGATTATCTTTCTTTTCGGTTCAAGCACATTGCTTTCAATGAATTCGATTGCATTGTTTGTCTTGTGTACGGGATTAATGATGGCATTTTCATTAGTGCTTTATCACTTCCTGTTTAAGAAAGAGAACCAAAATATTTTCTTTTTGTTGCTTGTCGGGATTATTTTCGGCACCTTCTTTGGTAGCTTAACGACATTTATGGAAGTGTTGATTGATCCAAATGAATTCCAAATCGCTCAAGATATTGGCTTTGCAAGTTTCAACCGAATTAATACACAAATCTTGTGGGTCGCATTAGCCATTTTAGTCGCGACGATTGTTTTCAGTCTGAGATATTGGCATTGCTTTGATGTGTTGGCGTTAGGGCGAGAAAATGCCGTTAACCTAGGTATCGATTACCAAAAGACCTTAAAAATCTTATTAATTCTGGTGGCAATTTTAACGTCAGTGTCGACCGCACTTGTTGGCCCACTTACGTTCCTCGGGTTATTAGTGATGAACGTGACCTTTGAATTTGTTCGTGATTATCGTCACAAGATACTCATTCCTGCTGCGATGTTAATTTCCATCATTACCTTGGTTTTAGGGCAATTATTGGTGACGCATATTTTTACGTTCCGCACGACATTAAGCATCATCGTTAATTTTGTCGGTGGCGTGTACTTTATTTATTTGTTATTAAGAGCAAACAAAAAATGGCAATAG
- a CDS encoding siderophore ABC transporter substrate-binding protein, protein MKKTLSTLALSLFALVGVAQAADITVENAAGKQVVPQNPQRVIVLDFGAADTLRALGVQDKIVGFPQSGKIPSYLSEFADKKYKNVGDLKEQSLEQINELNPDLIIASKRQEKMIDKFKEIAPVFNVENDYNNYYPSFQQNVTALGQIFGKENVAKEKLSALESKVDQVAKDAKGKTALLVLVNESKISAFGDGSRYGMVYQKFGFKPIDDSIKSSTHGQSVGFEYILEKNPDFLLVVDRTAAITEKANNAQKVLDNDIIKQTKAYKDGHIVYLDAANWYLAFGGLESMEIIAQELDRAVKK, encoded by the coding sequence ATGAAAAAAACATTATCAACATTAGCACTTTCACTTTTTGCTTTGGTCGGTGTTGCTCAAGCAGCAGATATTACCGTTGAAAATGCCGCTGGAAAGCAGGTTGTGCCACAAAATCCACAGCGAGTCATTGTGCTTGATTTTGGTGCAGCAGACACACTTCGTGCATTAGGTGTGCAAGATAAAATCGTGGGTTTCCCACAAAGCGGAAAAATTCCAAGCTATCTTTCAGAATTTGCAGACAAAAAATATAAGAATGTCGGTGATTTGAAAGAACAATCATTGGAGCAAATTAATGAACTCAATCCTGATTTGATCATCGCGTCTAAACGTCAAGAAAAAATGATCGACAAATTTAAAGAAATTGCACCAGTATTTAATGTTGAAAATGATTACAACAATTACTACCCGAGTTTTCAACAAAATGTGACCGCACTTGGTCAGATCTTTGGTAAAGAAAATGTTGCGAAAGAAAAACTTTCAGCATTAGAAAGTAAGGTTGACCAAGTCGCCAAAGATGCGAAAGGCAAAACAGCCTTATTGGTATTGGTTAATGAAAGTAAAATCAGTGCCTTTGGTGATGGTTCTCGTTATGGTATGGTGTATCAAAAATTTGGTTTTAAACCGATTGATGACAGCATCAAATCGTCTACGCATGGACAAAGCGTTGGTTTTGAATATATCTTAGAAAAAAATCCAGACTTTTTACTTGTCGTGGATCGTACCGCGGCGATTACAGAAAAAGCCAACAATGCACAAAAAGTGTTGGATAACGATATCATCAAACAAACCAAAGCGTATAAAGATGGACACATTGTGTATCTTGATGCAGCGAATTGGTATCTTGCGTTTGGTGGTTTAGAAAGCATGGAAATCATCGCACAAGAACTTGATCGTGCAGTGAAAAAATAA
- a CDS encoding sigma 54-interacting transcriptional regulator, which yields MLTFNPQDPFSCFVTQSLSMKSTVENAQRFAMFDVPLLIQGETGTGKDLLAKACHFASLRREKKFIAVNCAGLPDEDAESEMFGRKVGDSETTGFFEYANEGTVLLDGIAELSLSLQAKLLRFLTDGSFRRVGEEKEHHANVRVICTSQEPMEKLLEQGKLRSDLFHRLNVLALNVPPLRERVEDIQPLTDGFLQEISAQLKISMPQYNADFLNYLKGQTWQGNVRELYNVLYRACSLAKNNQLDIESLNLKPVQSAVISAEDFGEQTLDEIMGQYEASVLRAFYAQYPSTRKLAQRLGVSHTAIANKLKQYGISK from the coding sequence ATGCTGACATTTAATCCACAAGATCCTTTCTCTTGCTTTGTCACTCAAAGCCTTTCCATGAAAAGTACGGTCGAAAATGCACAACGTTTTGCGATGTTTGATGTGCCGCTTTTAATTCAAGGTGAAACGGGTACGGGTAAAGACTTATTAGCAAAAGCTTGCCATTTTGCGAGCTTGCGTCGTGAGAAAAAATTCATTGCGGTAAATTGTGCCGGCTTGCCGGATGAAGATGCGGAAAGTGAAATGTTTGGGCGTAAAGTAGGTGATAGTGAAACCACTGGTTTTTTTGAATATGCTAACGAAGGCACGGTGTTGCTGGATGGCATTGCTGAGCTTTCATTAAGTTTACAGGCAAAATTATTGCGTTTTTTAACGGATGGTTCTTTCCGTCGAGTGGGTGAAGAAAAAGAACATCATGCGAATGTTCGAGTGATTTGTACTTCACAAGAACCTATGGAAAAACTGTTAGAGCAAGGGAAATTACGCAGTGATTTATTCCATCGCTTAAATGTTTTAGCGCTAAATGTGCCGCCTTTGCGTGAGCGAGTGGAGGATATTCAACCTTTAACGGACGGTTTTTTACAAGAAATAAGTGCTCAGCTTAAGATTTCAATGCCGCAATATAATGCTGATTTTCTGAATTATTTAAAAGGGCAGACTTGGCAAGGTAATGTGCGAGAGCTTTACAATGTCTTGTATCGCGCCTGTTCCTTAGCGAAAAATAACCAGCTTGATATTGAAAGTTTAAATTTAAAACCCGTACAAAGTGCGGTCATTTCTGCGGAGGATTTTGGTGAGCAAACGCTGGATGAGATCATGGGACAATATGAGGCGAGTGTATTGCGTGCATTTTATGCCCAGTATCCAAGTACGCGTAAATTGGCACAACGATTAGGTGTATCACACACGGCGATTGCCAATAAATTAAAACAATACGGTATTAGTAAATAA
- the hflX gene encoding ribosome rescue GTPase HflX: MNDFINLSAVENSPEISTALSSSKTGDNSQSAKDKAVVVHVFFSQNKNIEDLQEFQLLAESANVEILQIITTSRATPQAKYFIGEGKAQEIADAVKDLDADVVLVNHQLTPAQTRNLESICQCRVVDRTGVILDIFAQRARSHEGKLQVELAQLKHLSTRLVRRKTGLDQQKGAVGLRGPGETQLETDRRLIKVRIAQLQNRLAKVEKQRNQNRQTRQKADIPTISLVGYTNAGKSTLFNFITQANVYAADQLFATLDPTLRRLQIQDVGTAILADTVGFVRQLPHDLVSAFKSTLQETVEASLLLHVIDAADARKIENIEAVNLVLEEIKADKVPVLLVYNKIDLLENVAPHIEYDDENKPVAVYLSAHSGEGLELLLEAIKVRLKNEILSFTLTLLPQEGKIRHALYQLNSIRHEQISDEGEFILNVQIDKVKWLKLCKQFPKLSEIIY, translated from the coding sequence ATGAATGATTTCATCAATTTAAGTGCGGTTGAAAATTCACCAGAAATTTCAACCGCACTTTCGTCATCTAAAACAGGCGACAATAGCCAATCGGCGAAAGATAAAGCTGTCGTCGTGCATGTTTTCTTTTCTCAAAATAAAAACATTGAAGATCTACAAGAATTCCAACTTTTAGCGGAATCTGCCAATGTTGAGATTTTACAAATCATCACCACAAGCCGTGCCACGCCACAAGCAAAATACTTTATCGGTGAGGGAAAAGCACAAGAAATTGCAGATGCCGTGAAAGACTTAGATGCCGATGTTGTTTTGGTGAATCACCAATTAACGCCCGCTCAAACTCGTAATTTAGAAAGTATCTGCCAATGTCGTGTAGTGGATCGCACTGGAGTGATTTTAGATATCTTTGCCCAACGAGCCCGCTCGCACGAAGGGAAATTGCAAGTTGAATTAGCTCAACTTAAGCATTTATCGACTCGATTAGTCCGCCGAAAAACAGGCTTAGATCAGCAAAAAGGTGCGGTTGGATTGCGTGGTCCAGGCGAAACGCAATTAGAAACGGATCGCCGTTTAATCAAGGTGCGTATTGCGCAGTTGCAAAATCGTTTGGCGAAAGTCGAAAAACAACGCAATCAAAATCGCCAAACACGACAAAAAGCGGATATTCCGACCATTTCCTTAGTAGGCTACACCAATGCGGGGAAATCAACACTCTTCAATTTCATCACGCAAGCCAATGTCTATGCGGCAGATCAGCTTTTTGCCACCCTCGATCCCACATTAAGACGTTTGCAAATTCAAGATGTTGGCACAGCGATTCTCGCCGATACCGTTGGTTTCGTTCGCCAACTTCCCCATGATTTAGTTTCCGCTTTTAAATCTACCTTGCAAGAAACGGTAGAAGCCAGTTTGTTATTGCATGTCATTGATGCAGCAGACGCTCGAAAGATCGAAAATATTGAAGCCGTGAATTTAGTGTTGGAAGAAATTAAGGCTGACAAAGTACCAGTATTGCTGGTATATAACAAAATCGATTTATTGGAAAATGTGGCACCCCATATTGAATATGATGATGAGAATAAGCCCGTTGCCGTTTATCTTTCAGCACATTCAGGTGAAGGATTAGAGCTGCTACTTGAAGCCATTAAAGTGCGGTTGAAAAATGAGATACTTTCTTTCACCCTTACACTGCTCCCACAAGAGGGAAAAATTCGCCACGCGCTCTATCAATTAAATAGCATTCGTCACGAACAAATTTCAGATGAGGGTGAATTTATCCTCAATGTACAAATTGATAAAGTCAAATGGCTCAAACTTTGTAAACAATTCCCTAAACTGTCAGAAATTATTTACTAA
- the mepM gene encoding murein DD-endopeptidase MepM, which translates to MQHVKLARDRRKRKSRIKAAIFFAALLLILTGIFLAFKDTADYDPSLQSNLEPEMVDNVQYQSLTPEKTESGNPQSQEGEHPEAKQHANTEDATSYDDELQAKDDEVDEIKPQFDDLNDLPKDAQDALSGILDVADQALRITDQFSHTVVRGDSLKDVLELSGLEDDTAKDLIAAYPELKTLRAGQQFYWILDKEDQLEYLNWLVSEKEERIYERTEDGKFKRQILEKKSIWKKEVLKGTINGSFASSLRDLGLDGRQISQLSSALQWQVSLQKLSKGTKFAILVSREYLGDKLTGQGNVEAIHIMADGKSYYGIQAANGRYYDKQGETLGKGFARYPLQRQARISSPFNPNRRHPVTGRVRPHKGVDFAVSPGTPVIAPAEGVVEKVAYQAGGAGRYVVIRHGREYQTVYMHLSRALVRAGQTVKKGERIALTGNTGISTGPHLHYEFHINERAVNPLTVKLPGTSSGMATAERKQFLVRAKEVERTLKL; encoded by the coding sequence GCATAAAAGCGGCGATTTTTTTTGCCGCACTTTTGCTTATTTTAACGGGCATTTTCCTCGCCTTTAAAGATACCGCTGATTATGATCCTTCTCTGCAAAGTAATCTTGAACCAGAGATGGTAGATAACGTTCAATATCAATCTCTTACACCTGAAAAAACGGAATCGGGCAATCCTCAATCTCAAGAAGGCGAACATCCTGAAGCAAAACAACATGCTAATACAGAAGATGCAACCTCTTATGATGATGAACTTCAAGCCAAAGATGATGAAGTCGATGAAATCAAACCACAATTTGACGATCTCAATGATTTACCAAAAGATGCTCAAGATGCACTCAGCGGTATTTTAGATGTGGCCGATCAAGCATTACGTATCACCGATCAATTTAGCCATACCGTAGTACGTGGCGATTCATTAAAAGATGTACTAGAGCTTTCCGGTTTAGAAGATGATACGGCGAAAGATTTGATTGCTGCGTATCCTGAATTAAAAACGCTGCGCGCAGGTCAGCAGTTCTATTGGATTTTAGATAAAGAAGATCAGCTGGAGTATTTAAACTGGTTGGTGTCTGAAAAAGAAGAACGTATTTATGAACGTACGGAAGACGGTAAGTTTAAACGCCAAATTCTAGAGAAGAAAAGTATCTGGAAGAAAGAGGTGTTAAAAGGAACAATTAACGGATCTTTTGCATCAAGTTTGCGTGATTTAGGTCTAGATGGTCGTCAAATCAGCCAATTAAGCTCAGCATTACAATGGCAAGTAAGTCTTCAAAAACTCAGTAAAGGTACTAAGTTTGCGATTTTGGTATCACGTGAATATTTAGGCGATAAATTAACCGGTCAAGGTAACGTTGAAGCCATTCATATTATGGCAGATGGTAAGAGCTATTATGGTATTCAAGCGGCGAATGGTCGCTACTACGATAAGCAAGGGGAAACCCTTGGCAAAGGTTTTGCGCGTTATCCATTACAACGCCAAGCACGTATTTCGTCACCATTTAACCCAAATCGCCGCCATCCGGTAACGGGACGTGTTCGTCCGCATAAAGGGGTAGACTTTGCTGTTTCACCAGGTACGCCAGTTATTGCGCCAGCAGAAGGTGTGGTGGAAAAAGTGGCTTATCAAGCCGGTGGTGCAGGACGTTATGTGGTGATACGCCATGGTCGTGAATATCAAACGGTGTATATGCATTTAAGTCGTGCTTTAGTGCGTGCGGGCCAAACAGTGAAGAAAGGGGAGCGCATTGCATTAACTGGTAATACGGGTATTTCAACCGGTCCACACTTGCACTACGAGTTTCATATCAATGAGCGAGCGGTGAACCCGCTTACGGTGAAATTACCAGGTACCAGCAGTGGAATGGCAACAGCAGAGCGTAAGCAATTCTTAGTCCGAGCGAAAGAAGTTGAAAGAACATTAAAATTATAG
- the rluC gene encoding 23S rRNA pseudouridine(955/2504/2580) synthase RluC yields the protein MTEKQEKIINQSVKMLTISEDEAGQRIDNYLLAKLKGVPKSLIYRILRKGEVRVNKGRTKPEYKLQNGDVVRVPPVRVSEKNTAPISKNLNKVASLESHILFEDDCLLVLNKPSGIAVHGGSGLNFGVIEALRALRPEARFLELVHRLDRDTSGILLVAKKRSALRNLHEQLRVKTVQKDYLALVRGQWQSHVKVVQAPLLKNELASGERIVKVSEQGKPSETRFAIEERYQNATLVKASPVTGRTHQIRVHTQYAGHPIALDDKYGDKEFDKYMQDLGLNRLFLHAFSIRFEHPKTGETLRFNAQLDEKMKTILKKLRESKEINP from the coding sequence ATGACTGAAAAACAAGAAAAAATCATCAATCAATCCGTCAAAATGCTCACGATTTCTGAGGATGAAGCAGGACAACGCATTGATAATTATTTATTGGCAAAATTAAAAGGTGTGCCAAAAAGCTTGATTTATCGCATTCTGCGTAAAGGTGAAGTACGTGTGAACAAAGGGCGAACCAAACCTGAATATAAATTACAAAATGGTGATGTGGTGCGTGTACCACCAGTTCGTGTTTCTGAAAAAAATACTGCACCAATTTCTAAAAACTTAAATAAAGTCGCCTCCCTTGAAAGCCATATTCTTTTTGAAGATGATTGTTTATTAGTATTGAACAAACCTTCTGGCATTGCGGTTCATGGCGGGAGTGGTCTGAATTTTGGTGTGATTGAAGCCTTACGCGCATTACGTCCTGAAGCCCGTTTTTTAGAATTGGTTCATCGCTTAGACAGAGATACATCGGGTATCTTATTAGTGGCAAAAAAACGCTCTGCCTTACGCAACTTACATGAACAACTTCGTGTTAAAACCGTACAAAAAGATTATCTCGCACTCGTACGTGGACAATGGCAATCTCATGTGAAAGTTGTGCAAGCGCCTTTATTAAAAAATGAACTGGCCAGTGGTGAACGCATCGTTAAAGTCAGTGAACAAGGCAAACCTTCTGAAACGCGATTTGCCATTGAAGAACGCTATCAAAATGCGACCTTAGTAAAAGCGTCGCCTGTAACGGGAAGAACCCATCAGATCCGAGTTCATACTCAATATGCAGGTCACCCAATCGCGCTGGATGATAAATACGGTGATAAAGAATTTGATAAATATATGCAAGATCTCGGACTCAATCGTTTGTTTTTACATGCATTTTCTATTCGCTTTGAACACCCTAAAACGGGCGAAACATTACGTTTCAATGCACAACTAGATGAAAAAATGAAAACAATTCTGAAAAAACTGCGTGAAAGCAAAGAGATAAACCCATAG
- a CDS encoding ABC transporter permease, with protein sequence MVKRRYLIFLLIVLSFVSLFLGVSTVNLQGLLNFEGNQWQIFLISRVPRLISILIAGASLSICGLVMQQLSRNRFVSPTTAGTMDSARLGILMAMLFFPTASMLLKTAIAVIVSFLGTLLFMTILSRLKFKDTIFVPLVGIMFGNIISSITAFIAYKEDLLQNLSGWLQGDFSLVMSGRYELLYFSIPTLIVAYLFAHRFSIVGMGKDFAVNLGLNYNQVLYLGLLIVAVVSSIIIVSVGVIPFLGLIIPNIVTLYLGDNLKKVLSHTALLGAVFVLFCDILGRSVIYPYEISINAVVGVFGSGIFLFLLLKRYRNG encoded by the coding sequence ATGGTTAAGAGACGTTATCTGATTTTTCTTTTGATCGTGCTTTCCTTTGTTTCACTTTTTCTCGGGGTAAGTACCGTTAATTTGCAAGGGTTACTGAATTTTGAAGGTAATCAATGGCAGATTTTTTTAATTAGTCGCGTGCCTCGCTTAATCAGTATCTTGATTGCAGGTGCATCCTTAAGTATTTGTGGCTTAGTGATGCAGCAACTCAGTCGAAACCGATTTGTTTCTCCTACCACGGCGGGCACAATGGACAGCGCACGATTAGGGATTTTAATGGCGATGCTGTTTTTCCCAACGGCCTCAATGTTGTTAAAAACCGCAATTGCAGTGATCGTCTCTTTCCTTGGTACATTGTTATTTATGACGATTCTGTCCCGTTTGAAATTCAAGGACACCATTTTTGTACCTTTAGTAGGGATTATGTTTGGTAATATTATTAGCTCGATTACCGCCTTTATTGCTTACAAAGAAGACTTGTTACAAAACTTATCGGGATGGTTACAAGGGGATTTTTCGCTTGTGATGTCTGGTCGTTATGAATTGTTGTATTTCAGTATTCCTACACTCATCGTGGCTTATTTATTTGCGCATCGTTTTTCTATTGTCGGGATGGGGAAAGACTTTGCGGTTAATCTGGGTCTAAATTACAACCAAGTACTTTATCTCGGATTGCTCATTGTGGCGGTGGTGTCTTCGATTATTATCGTGTCTGTTGGCGTGATCCCTTTCTTGGGGCTAATTATTCCAAATATCGTCACGCTTTATTTAGGGGATAACTTGAAGAAAGTGTTATCTCATACCGCTTTGTTAGGTGCGGTATTTGTTTTATTCTGCGATATTTTAGGTCGAAGTGTGATTTATCCTTATGAGATTTCCATTAATGCCGTGGTTGGCGTATTTGGCAGTGGTATCTTCTTATTTTTATTATTAAAGCGGTATAGAAATGGCTAA
- a CDS encoding ABC transporter ATP-binding protein: MAIEIRNITKSYGSKKVVDNVSVTIPTGKITSFIGPNGAGKSTVLSIMSRLLNADSGEIYLNGELLNRKKSSDIAKQLAILKQTNNINLRLTIEDLVAFGRFPYCKGNLTQTDRTFIDNAIAYMNLDDIRHQYIDNLSGGQRQRAYIAMTLAQDTDYILLDEPLNNLDMKHSVQIMQVLRKLATELNKTVVIVIHDINFASCYSDYIVAMKNGKLVHQGEVNHIMQSPVLQDIYDMAIPIQDIDDHKIAVYFR, translated from the coding sequence ATGGCAATAGAAATTCGCAATATTACTAAAAGTTACGGAAGCAAAAAGGTGGTGGATAATGTGTCCGTCACCATTCCTACGGGGAAAATTACGTCTTTTATCGGGCCGAATGGCGCGGGGAAGAGTACGGTGCTGTCTATTATGAGCCGTTTGTTGAATGCGGATAGTGGTGAGATCTATCTCAACGGTGAATTGCTCAATCGTAAGAAAAGTAGCGATATTGCGAAACAACTTGCGATTTTAAAGCAAACTAACAACATTAATTTGCGTCTAACCATTGAAGATTTAGTCGCTTTTGGGCGTTTTCCTTATTGCAAAGGAAACTTAACCCAAACTGACCGCACTTTTATTGATAATGCTATTGCCTATATGAATTTAGATGATATCCGTCATCAATATATCGATAACTTAAGTGGTGGGCAGCGACAACGCGCTTATATTGCGATGACGCTTGCACAAGATACGGATTATATTTTGTTGGATGAGCCATTAAATAATCTGGATATGAAACATTCAGTGCAGATCATGCAAGTTTTGCGAAAATTAGCGACAGAACTCAACAAAACCGTGGTGATTGTGATTCACGATATTAATTTTGCCTCTTGTTATTCAGACTACATTGTCGCCATGAAAAATGGAAAATTAGTGCATCAAGGGGAAGTTAACCACATTATGCAATCGCCCGTGCTACAAGATATTTATGATATGGCGATACCTATTCAGGATATCGACGACCATAAAATTGCCGTTTATTTTAGATAA